Proteins from a single region of Sylvia atricapilla isolate bSylAtr1 chromosome 7, bSylAtr1.pri, whole genome shotgun sequence:
- the MUC13 gene encoding mucin-13 — protein sequence MRRSVLLAVWLGLVLSLLKGDFCYGDPCGRNSAKCISLNSNYTCVCQYGFYYSEKNCYRGKVFPASIAVNVPYSDNLKIVNSSEHEELRKNISDFFLEAFKPLIGYMETVIVEIGPQIERRSVSVEVTVTNLFKEDSPENKTTVESAVNSTINNVQSYFSDYKEVSSCDIYPCDNKTTVCEGDMFPECNCKPGLEKTIWDDDSCSVCSKSCSAEAHKRCVNEEEGPTCKCMINFKWENDNCVACPVGYSGEECSHNTLLILIIVGTVLGAIILILVIAVSIVSVRAKQKQNPEKKSLIKPGHSDINASEDRPSMFPRVQTTSGHSNPGYQPNNPYETRATNRDHFPERDYDDLYEVSREPKGFRTQSRY from the exons ATGAGACGCTCTGTGCTCCTCGCTGTGTGGCTTGGCCTGGTGCTGAGCCTTTTGAAAG GGGACTTCTGCTATGGAGATCCTTGTGGAAGAAATTCGGCTAAATGCATTTCCTTAAATAGCAATTATACCTGTGTGTGCCAGTATGGATTCTACTACAGTGAAAAGAATTGTTACAGAG GGAAAGTATTCCCAGCGAGCATTGCAGTGAATGTACCTTACAGTGATAATCTTAAGATTGTAAATTCCTCGGAGCACGAAGAGCTGCGCAAAAACATATCAGATTTT TTTTTAGAGGCCTTCAAACCTCTAATCGGCTACATGGAAACTGTCATCGTGGAAATCGG ACCTCAAATAGAAAGGAGATCTGTTTCAGTGGAGGTAACAGTGACAAACCTGTTCAAGGAGGACTCGCCTGAAAATAAGACCACAGTTGAGTCTGCAGTAAATTCTACAATAAACAATGTGCAGTCCTATTTCTCTGATTATAAGG agGTAAGCTCTTGTGATATTTATCCATGTGATAATAAAACCACAGTGTGTGAAGGGGACATGTTTCCAGAATGCAACTGCAAACCTGGTTTGGAAAAGACAATATGGGATGATGATTCTTGTTCAG TTTGCAGTAAAAGCTGTTCTGCAGAGGCACACAAGCGCTGTGTAAATGAAGAAGAGGGTCCAACATGCAAATGCATGATTAACTTTAAATGGGAGAATGATAACTGTGTGGC TTGTCCAGTGGGCTACTCTGGGGAGGAATGCAGCCACA acaCTTTACTCATCCTTATAATAGTGGGCACAGTGCTTGGAGCCATTATCCTGATTTTAGTGATAGCAGTCTCTATTGTTTCAGTCAG agcaaaacaaaaacaaaatccagagaAGAAGAGCCTGATAAAGCCAGGGCATTCCGACATCAATGCCTCTGAGGACAGACCAAGCATGTTCCCCAGGGTGCAGACCACTTCTGGCCATTCAAACCCAGGATATCAGCCAAACAACCCCTATGAGACACGTGCCACAAACAGAGACCATTTTCCAGAGAGGGATTATGATGATTTG TACGAAGTATCACGGGAGCCAAAGGGCTTTAGGACACAGAGCAGATATTGA